A genome region from Tolypothrix sp. PCC 7712 includes the following:
- the trpA gene encoding tryptophan synthase subunit alpha has translation MTAISHCFETLGRNKETALIPFITAGDPDLETTAAALRTLDRSGADIIELGVPYSDPLADGPVIQAAATRALEKGTTLDRVLEMLQATTPDLKAPIVLFSYYNPILHRGIDKFLQQVAAAGVAGLVVPDLPMEEASGLLQPASEMGIDLTLLIAPTSSAERIEAIARSSQGFIYLVSVTGVTGIRSQIESRVSDLLKEIRSVTEKPIGVGFGISQAEQARQVKDWGADAVIVGSAFVKRLAEGTPTQGLSAIAEFCQNLKAAIKTNSN, from the coding sequence ATGACTGCCATTTCTCACTGCTTTGAAACTCTTGGACGCAATAAAGAAACTGCTTTGATTCCGTTTATTACGGCTGGCGATCCAGATTTAGAAACAACAGCGGCAGCATTGCGAACTCTTGATCGCAGTGGGGCGGATATCATTGAACTAGGGGTTCCCTACTCTGATCCTTTAGCAGATGGGCCTGTAATTCAAGCGGCTGCTACCCGCGCTTTGGAAAAAGGAACCACATTGGATCGGGTGCTGGAAATGTTGCAAGCAACGACTCCCGATTTAAAAGCGCCAATTGTTTTGTTTTCTTACTACAACCCCATTTTGCATAGAGGGATTGACAAGTTTCTCCAGCAAGTTGCGGCGGCTGGAGTAGCAGGTTTGGTAGTACCAGATTTACCTATGGAAGAAGCTTCTGGGTTACTCCAACCAGCCAGTGAAATGGGAATTGACTTAACTTTGTTAATAGCACCAACAAGTTCTGCGGAACGCATAGAAGCGATCGCTCGTTCTTCCCAAGGATTTATCTATTTAGTCAGTGTGACTGGTGTTACAGGTATACGTTCCCAGATAGAATCACGAGTATCAGATTTGCTAAAGGAAATTCGTAGTGTTACTGAAAAACCAATAGGTGTAGGCTTTGGTATTTCCCAAGCAGAACAAGCGCGTCAGGTAAAAGATTGGGGAGCCGATGCCGTAATTGTGGGTAGTGCTTTTGTAAAACGGTTAGCAGAAGGTACACCAACCCAAGGATTGAGTGCGATCGCAGAATTTTGCCAAAATCTCAAGGCAGCTATCAAGACAAATAGCAATTAG
- a CDS encoding DUF3007 family protein has product MRRIDAIGIGLGFFVAGGVAYIGLQLVGLDNQQAGIWSQVLLISGLLGWLATYIFRAVGKKMTYHQQREDYEQAFFQKRLDELTPEELAKIEAEIEQEKQTQV; this is encoded by the coding sequence ATGCGACGCATTGATGCTATAGGAATTGGCTTGGGCTTTTTTGTTGCTGGAGGTGTAGCATATATCGGCTTGCAGCTAGTAGGGTTAGATAATCAACAAGCTGGTATATGGAGCCAAGTCTTGCTAATCAGCGGCTTGCTGGGCTGGTTAGCTACCTATATTTTCCGTGCGGTGGGTAAAAAAATGACCTACCACCAACAACGGGAAGATTATGAACAAGCCTTTTTCCAAAAGCGCCTGGACGAATTAACTCCCGAAGAATTAGCCAAAATAGAAGCTGAGATCGAACAAGAAAAACAAACTCAGGTGTAA
- the ndhL gene encoding NAD(P)H-quinone oxidoreductase subunit L, which translates to MIVALLYLTLAGAYLLVLPVAVLFYLKLRWYVASSVERTFMYFLVFFFFPGLLVLSPFVNIRPQPRKIEV; encoded by the coding sequence ATGATTGTAGCCCTGCTGTATCTGACTTTAGCTGGAGCTTACTTGTTAGTGCTCCCAGTAGCTGTTTTATTTTACTTAAAACTGCGCTGGTACGTGGCTAGTTCTGTAGAGCGCACCTTTATGTACTTTTTGGTGTTCTTTTTCTTCCCAGGGTTGTTGGTTCTATCACCATTTGTAAATATTCGACCCCAGCCCCGCAAAATTGAAGTTTAA
- a CDS encoding SGNH/GDSL hydrolase family protein: MKLGLIVILVVVIGLSLVIEIGLRSLFGFGNPLIYIGDQEIGYLLAPNQRTRRFGNRIEINEYSMRSGPITPIPAPKTLRVLLLGDSIANGGWWTDQKNTISELMMRSLSAAHTEKYQQVEVLNASANSWGPRNELAYLQKFGNFQAQVVVLLINTDDLFATAPTSLPVGRDRNYPDRQPPLALVEVWQRYISKQKPIPEITALQNEPGDRVGVNLDAIAKIKALTRERDSQFLLVMTPLLREIGDPGPRDYEIEARQRLTDFTQAQQIKYIDLLPIFNSTANVKALYHDHIHLNLQGNQLVSQLIERSLIELMKEKLPTVLD; this comes from the coding sequence GTGAAGTTAGGACTGATAGTCATTTTGGTAGTGGTGATTGGGTTATCCCTAGTAATCGAGATAGGGTTGCGATCGCTGTTTGGTTTTGGTAATCCGCTGATTTATATTGGCGATCAAGAAATCGGTTATTTGTTAGCACCTAACCAACGCACCCGTCGTTTTGGAAATCGCATTGAGATTAACGAGTATTCCATGCGTAGCGGGCCGATTACACCAATACCTGCGCCTAAAACTCTGCGAGTCCTACTTCTGGGAGACTCCATCGCTAATGGCGGTTGGTGGACGGATCAAAAGAATACCATCTCTGAATTGATGATGCGTTCTTTAAGTGCCGCACACACTGAAAAATATCAACAAGTTGAAGTATTAAATGCATCAGCTAATTCCTGGGGGCCAAGAAATGAATTAGCTTATCTTCAAAAATTTGGTAATTTTCAAGCTCAGGTAGTCGTCTTATTAATAAATACCGATGACTTATTTGCTACTGCTCCTACATCCTTACCAGTGGGACGAGATCGCAACTATCCAGATCGTCAACCTCCCTTGGCTTTAGTGGAAGTTTGGCAACGCTATATCAGTAAGCAAAAGCCAATACCAGAAATTACAGCCTTGCAAAATGAACCAGGCGATCGCGTGGGGGTTAATTTAGATGCGATCGCTAAAATTAAAGCACTAACTCGCGAAAGAGACAGTCAATTTTTGCTGGTGATGACTCCCTTATTGCGAGAAATAGGCGATCCTGGCCCCCGCGATTACGAAATAGAAGCACGCCAGCGTTTAACTGACTTTACGCAAGCACAGCAGATTAAATATATAGACCTATTACCGATATTTAACTCAACTGCCAACGTCAAAGCGTTGTATCACGACCATATTCACCTTAATTTACAAGGTAATCAGTTAGTCAGCCAACTTATAGAGCGATCGCTGATTGAACTGATGAAAGAGAAGCTTCCTACTGTGCTTGATTAG
- a CDS encoding DUF4351 domain-containing protein codes for MSYITTGERIGYERGREEGKQEGEQILVLRQLQKRFGNLPESLRLRIQTLSLNQLEELGEALLDFTAIEDLFNWLDTNQAQ; via the coding sequence ATGAGCTACATTACCACAGGTGAGCGCATTGGCTACGAGCGAGGAAGAGAAGAAGGTAAACAAGAAGGTGAACAAATTCTAGTTCTCCGACAACTACAAAAACGCTTTGGAAATTTACCCGAATCACTTCGCTTACGCATCCAAACTCTTTCTCTCAATCAGTTAGAAGAACTGGGTGAGGCGTTGCTAGATTTCACAGCTATTGAGGATTTGTTTAACTGGTTAGACACTAATCAAGCACAGTAG
- a CDS encoding DUF4351 domain-containing protein, with protein MTEERERADQDSPWKEILEAYFPQAMQFFFPQTAALINWERPHEFLDKEFQQIARDAEQGRRYADKLVKAWQIQGEEIWLLINIEIQAKPESNFAERMFSYNLRIFDRFGKPAISLAILCDSDSTWRPNQYSYNYPDTRLNFEFGTIKLWDYQTRWTELEASDNPFATVVMAHLKTQQTTKKLQERKTWKFSLIRRLYEQGWQEKDIRNLYRFIDWVMILPKALEVEFWEEFKQFEQERTMSYITTGERIGYERGREEGKQEGKQEGKQEGRQEGEQILVLRLLQKRFGNLPEQLRLRIQTLSLNQLEELGEALLDFTAIEDLFNWLDTHQSE; from the coding sequence ATGACAGAGGAACGCGAAAGAGCCGATCAAGATAGCCCTTGGAAAGAAATTTTAGAAGCTTACTTTCCACAAGCAATGCAATTTTTCTTTCCGCAAACAGCTGCATTAATTAACTGGGAACGTCCCCACGAATTTTTAGATAAGGAATTTCAACAAATAGCGCGGGATGCTGAACAGGGAAGAAGATATGCAGATAAATTAGTCAAAGCTTGGCAAATCCAAGGCGAAGAAATTTGGCTATTGATAAATATAGAAATTCAGGCAAAACCAGAATCAAACTTTGCCGAACGAATGTTTTCATACAATCTACGAATTTTTGACAGATTCGGCAAACCAGCAATTAGTCTGGCTATTTTGTGTGATTCGGACTCAACATGGCGACCAAACCAATATAGTTATAATTACCCTGATACTAGGCTGAATTTTGAATTTGGAACAATCAAGCTTTGGGATTACCAAACCCGCTGGACAGAATTAGAAGCTAGCGATAATCCCTTTGCAACGGTAGTAATGGCACATTTAAAAACACAACAAACAACTAAAAAACTCCAAGAACGCAAAACTTGGAAATTTAGTTTAATTCGACGATTGTATGAACAAGGTTGGCAAGAAAAAGATATTCGTAACCTTTATCGCTTCATTGACTGGGTTATGATTTTACCAAAAGCATTAGAAGTGGAGTTTTGGGAAGAGTTTAAACAATTTGAACAGGAGCGAACTATGAGCTACATTACGACAGGTGAGCGCATTGGCTACGAGCGAGGAAGAGAAGAAGGTAAACAAGAAGGCAAACAAGAAGGTAAGCAAGAAGGTAGACAAGAAGGTGAACAAATTCTGGTTCTCCGACTATTACAAAAACGGTTTGGAAATTTACCCGAACAACTTCGCTTACGTATCCAAACCCTTTCTCTCAATCAGTTAGAAGAACTGGGTGAGGCATTGTTAGATTTCACAGCTATTGAAGATTTGTTTAACTGGTTAGATACTCATCAATCAGAGTAA
- a CDS encoding type II toxin-antitoxin system RelE/ParE family toxin: MRYVFHPQALTEYTEAVQYYLQQRVEVAQAFINAIEDAVYRIRESPTRYIVIYEDVRRCMTRKFPYGILYTIEQDYILILAVMHCSREPGYWKNRR, translated from the coding sequence ATGAGATACGTCTTTCACCCTCAAGCTCTCACAGAGTATACTGAGGCTGTTCAATACTATTTACAACAACGGGTTGAGGTGGCGCAGGCGTTCATTAATGCTATTGAAGATGCAGTCTATCGAATTAGAGAATCCCCTACTCGCTACATAGTTATTTATGAAGATGTTCGGCGATGTATGACACGCAAATTCCCTTATGGGATTCTCTATACAATCGAGCAAGATTACATTCTTATTCTGGCAGTGATGCATTGTAGCCGAGAACCTGGATATTGGAAAAATCGTAGATAG
- a CDS encoding addiction module protein codes for MRSIEQLTEELLALPSASRALLADKLVESLEFDTDPSIQAAWATEAIKRRDQVRNGSVQTIPGEEALAQVRRLLE; via the coding sequence ATGCGTTCAATTGAGCAACTAACAGAAGAACTCTTAGCACTCCCTAGTGCATCTAGAGCACTCTTAGCAGACAAGCTAGTTGAAAGTTTGGAATTCGATACCGATCCAAGCATTCAAGCTGCTTGGGCTACTGAAGCGATAAAACGAAGAGATCAAGTTCGCAACGGTTCTGTTCAGACCATTCCAGGAGAAGAAGCTTTGGCTCAAGTGAGGCGATTGCTTGAGTAA
- a CDS encoding uracil-DNA glycosylase: MPEYLFSQFKDNEFEALHRELSKVFDIPQVKLQDLYAVMQQEFEVEGYPEHKLTRNIFHSFDESFKTRYEESFVIGVDIPSILEKNNSVLNKKTIAIIGQDPLRKSKVRLEKIGIATPYALHLQNCRKRSRYFDLIKVLLDEGYRVYLTDIFKIWVSEANSDRGIPLSKKDRTQFIQILKTELEIFEPLAVVTWGNVASSTVRNINLNIKHLEFPHPSGAANATWRKIMRKPATRENRINFWQEKVLSYLSGF; the protein is encoded by the coding sequence ATGCCAGAGTATTTGTTTTCTCAATTTAAAGATAACGAGTTTGAAGCTTTGCACAGGGAATTATCTAAAGTTTTTGATATTCCGCAAGTTAAATTGCAAGATTTGTATGCGGTAATGCAGCAAGAGTTTGAAGTAGAAGGCTATCCCGAACATAAACTTACTAGAAATATTTTTCATTCATTCGATGAAAGTTTTAAAACTCGCTATGAAGAATCTTTCGTCATTGGAGTAGATATTCCAAGCATCCTCGAAAAGAACAACAGCGTTCTGAACAAAAAAACAATTGCTATTATCGGACAAGATCCTTTAAGAAAAAGCAAAGTACGATTGGAAAAAATTGGGATTGCAACACCCTATGCTTTGCACTTACAGAATTGTCGTAAAAGGTCACGTTATTTTGATTTGATAAAAGTCCTACTAGATGAAGGGTATCGCGTCTACCTAACGGACATTTTCAAGATTTGGGTCAGTGAGGCTAATTCTGATCGCGGTATTCCTTTGAGTAAAAAAGACCGCACACAATTCATTCAAATTCTGAAGACAGAGTTGGAAATTTTTGAGCCACTTGCGGTCGTTACTTGGGGCAATGTAGCGAGCAGTACAGTTAGAAACATTAATTTAAATATCAAACACCTAGAGTTTCCTCATCCAAGTGGTGCTGCAAATGCTACTTGGCGTAAAATAATGCGTAAACCAGCAACACGAGAAAACCGGATCAACTTTTGGCAGGAAAAAGTTCTTAGCTACTTATCGGGGTTTTAG
- the thrS gene encoding threonine--tRNA ligase, protein MSPNQVPNQSEQPAKMYLPRSSESENLKKIRHTASHVMAMAVQKLFPKAQVTIGPWIDNGFYYDFDNPEPFTDKDLKAIQKEMVKIINRKLPVVREEVSREEAERRIQEIKEPYKLEILADIKEEPITIYHLGNEWWDLCAGPHLENTSEINPKAIELESVAGAYWRGDETKAQLQRIYATAWENPEQLAEYKRRKEEAQRRDHRKLGKELGLFIFSDLVGPGLPLWTPKGTLLRSLLEDFLQKEQLKRGYLPVVTPHIAKVDLFKISGHWQKYKEDMFPLMAEDEAAAALENGFVMKPMNCPFHIQIYKSELRSYRELPMRLAEFGTVYRYEQSGELGGLTRVRGFTVDDSHLFVTPEQLDSEFLNVVDLILSVFNKLQLKNFKARLSFRDPASDKYIGSDEAWEKAQGAIRRAVEQLGMEHFEGIGEAAFYGPKLDFIFSDALEREWQLGTVQVDYNLPERFELEYVAEDGSRQRPVMIHRAPFGSLERLIGILIEEYAGDFPLWLAPVQVRLLPVGEAQIDFTKEVVAKMQALGIRAEVDLSGDRLGKLIRNAEKEKIPVMAVVGAKEVETNSLSIRTRASGELGVIAVDEVLDKLKTAIANFENF, encoded by the coding sequence ATGTCGCCTAATCAAGTTCCCAATCAATCAGAACAACCTGCAAAAATGTATTTACCTCGTAGCAGCGAATCGGAAAACTTAAAAAAAATCCGTCACACTGCTTCTCATGTGATGGCTATGGCCGTACAAAAGCTGTTTCCTAAGGCGCAAGTAACAATTGGCCCCTGGATTGATAACGGTTTTTACTATGATTTTGACAATCCAGAACCATTCACTGATAAGGATTTAAAAGCCATCCAAAAAGAGATGGTGAAAATTATCAATCGCAAACTTCCGGTAGTTCGGGAAGAAGTCAGCCGGGAAGAAGCTGAACGCCGGATTCAGGAAATTAAAGAACCTTACAAGTTAGAAATTCTGGCAGATATTAAGGAAGAACCTATCACGATTTACCACTTGGGAAATGAATGGTGGGATTTGTGTGCGGGGCCGCATTTAGAAAATACCAGTGAAATTAACCCCAAAGCTATTGAATTAGAAAGCGTTGCGGGTGCTTATTGGCGTGGTGATGAAACCAAAGCCCAACTACAACGGATTTACGCTACTGCTTGGGAAAATCCCGAACAATTAGCTGAATATAAGCGACGCAAAGAAGAAGCACAGCGCCGAGATCATCGCAAATTAGGTAAAGAACTCGGATTATTTATATTCTCTGACCTTGTGGGGCCGGGTTTACCTTTGTGGACTCCCAAAGGTACCTTGTTGCGGAGTCTGTTAGAAGACTTTTTGCAAAAGGAACAGCTAAAACGCGGTTATTTACCTGTAGTCACTCCCCATATTGCCAAAGTTGATTTATTTAAAATATCTGGACATTGGCAGAAGTATAAAGAAGATATGTTCCCCTTAATGGCGGAGGATGAAGCAGCTGCGGCTTTAGAAAATGGCTTTGTGATGAAGCCAATGAATTGTCCTTTCCATATTCAAATATATAAGAGTGAATTGCGTTCCTATCGGGAACTACCAATGCGCTTGGCAGAATTTGGTACGGTTTACCGCTACGAACAATCAGGGGAACTAGGCGGTTTAACGAGAGTACGCGGGTTTACTGTGGATGATTCTCACCTTTTTGTCACCCCCGAACAGCTAGACAGTGAGTTTTTGAACGTTGTTGATTTGATTTTGTCGGTGTTCAATAAACTGCAACTGAAGAACTTTAAAGCCAGGCTGAGTTTCCGCGATCCAGCTAGTGATAAATATATTGGTTCCGATGAAGCGTGGGAAAAAGCCCAAGGTGCAATTCGCCGTGCTGTAGAACAGCTAGGGATGGAACATTTTGAGGGAATTGGGGAAGCAGCTTTCTATGGCCCTAAACTCGACTTTATCTTTAGTGATGCCCTAGAGAGAGAATGGCAATTAGGAACTGTACAAGTAGATTACAACTTACCAGAACGCTTTGAGTTAGAGTATGTTGCTGAAGATGGTTCCCGTCAACGTCCGGTAATGATTCACCGTGCGCCCTTTGGTTCACTGGAACGGCTAATTGGGATTTTGATTGAAGAGTATGCGGGTGATTTCCCCTTGTGGTTAGCACCAGTACAAGTGAGATTGCTACCAGTTGGGGAAGCACAAATTGATTTTACAAAAGAAGTCGTCGCGAAGATGCAAGCTTTGGGTATCCGTGCCGAAGTTGATCTAAGTGGCGATCGCTTGGGTAAATTAATCCGTAATGCAGAGAAAGAAAAAATACCCGTAATGGCAGTTGTGGGAGCCAAGGAAGTAGAAACCAACAGCCTGAGTATTCGTACTCGCGCTTCTGGGGAATTGGGTGTTATTGCAGTGGATGAGGTTTTAGATAAATTGAAAACTGCGATCGCTAACTTCGAGAACTTCTAG
- a CDS encoding FGGY-family carbohydrate kinase: protein MNLFLGIDFGTSGARAIVIDAEATIQTEIKYPWEISDDWVDVWQQALFKLLASIPEALRQGIQAIAINGTSSTVLLVDAAGKPVDAPLLYNDARGAVMLEQLKSIAPENHTVVSATSSLAKLLWMSQLPTFNKAVYFLHQADWLAFLLHGHLGISDYHNALKLGYDVEELKYPQWLENLQIPIQLPEVLPPGTPIGKLTPEIAAKFGLSHDCVVCAGTTDSIAAFLASGAKSPGEAVTSLGSTLVLKLLSRTRVEDARCGIYSHRLGDLWLTGGASNTGGAVLRQFFTDAELKSLSSEIDASTASQLDYYPLLKPGDRFPINDPNLPPRLEPRPDNPVEFLHGLLESIARIEMRGYELLQQMGADQLTHVYTAGGGAANHTWTAIRERYLKIPVVSSKNTEAAYGTALLAMRGVGSAEC, encoded by the coding sequence ATGAATTTATTTCTGGGGATAGACTTCGGTACCTCTGGCGCAAGGGCGATAGTAATTGACGCTGAAGCTACCATCCAGACAGAGATCAAGTATCCTTGGGAAATTAGCGATGATTGGGTAGATGTTTGGCAGCAGGCTTTATTTAAGCTTTTAGCGTCGATTCCAGAGGCTTTAAGGCAGGGAATTCAAGCGATCGCCATTAATGGGACTTCTTCCACTGTCTTGCTGGTAGACGCGGCTGGGAAGCCTGTAGACGCGCCCCTACTTTATAACGATGCGCGGGGAGCGGTGATGCTGGAACAGTTGAAAAGCATTGCCCCAGAAAATCATACAGTAGTCAGCGCTACTTCTAGCCTGGCAAAGCTGCTGTGGATGTCGCAGTTACCAACCTTTAACAAAGCTGTATATTTCCTGCATCAAGCAGATTGGCTAGCATTTCTGCTGCATGGACACTTAGGTATCAGTGATTACCACAACGCTTTAAAACTGGGTTACGACGTTGAAGAGTTAAAATACCCCCAATGGCTAGAAAATTTGCAAATTCCTATCCAGCTACCTGAAGTTTTACCTCCTGGTACACCTATTGGCAAATTAACCCCAGAAATTGCCGCTAAGTTTGGTCTAAGCCATGATTGCGTCGTATGTGCTGGGACTACAGATAGTATTGCAGCTTTTCTTGCGAGTGGCGCTAAATCCCCTGGGGAAGCGGTGACTTCCTTAGGTTCAACATTAGTACTCAAACTATTAAGTCGGACTCGCGTTGAAGATGCAAGATGTGGAATTTACAGCCATCGCTTGGGTGACTTGTGGCTGACTGGTGGTGCTTCTAATACTGGGGGTGCAGTATTGCGGCAATTTTTTACTGATGCTGAGTTAAAAAGCCTGAGTAGTGAGATTGATGCCAGCACAGCCAGCCAATTAGATTATTATCCTTTATTGAAACCAGGCGATCGCTTTCCAATTAACGACCCCAATTTACCCCCACGCTTAGAACCCCGCCCAGATAATCCCGTGGAATTTTTGCATGGATTATTAGAAAGTATTGCCCGCATAGAAATGCGTGGGTATGAATTATTACAGCAAATGGGCGCAGACCAGCTAACTCATGTTTATACTGCTGGTGGTGGTGCAGCGAATCATACTTGGACTGCGATTCGTGAAAGATATTTAAAAATCCCTGTAGTTTCATCCAAAAATACAGAAGCAGCCTATGGGACAGCGCTTTTAGCCATGCGAGGAGTAGGGAGTGCTGAGTGCTGA
- the psaM gene encoding photosystem I reaction center subunit XII: MFLAVTSLSDSQVYIALVVALLPGLLAWRLATELYK, from the coding sequence ATGTTCCTAGCCGTAACATCTCTCTCAGATTCTCAAGTTTACATCGCTTTAGTTGTAGCGCTGCTTCCAGGGCTTCTAGCTTGGCGTTTAGCTACAGAGCTTTACAAATAA
- a CDS encoding tetratricopeptide repeat protein encodes MTNNSYLAFGDKENNLYKLVSNNTINSQDLVIEDSYVRSCALKSAQQGDYTKAIALLSHLIRRHPQNAVDYNNRGLVYFQSGEAQKAFCDYNTAIQINPSLASAYNNRANYYAACGKLAAAIADYDRAIDLNPSHVRARINRGITWRELGQYEEAIENFDVALLFGQLEGHIWAERGRTYHLWGDWNCAIADYRRALTQLPNSRKNVIGWRLRIQLENWLNELLSPESPSA; translated from the coding sequence ATGACTAATAACTCCTACTTAGCTTTTGGGGATAAGGAAAATAACTTATATAAATTAGTATCTAATAATACAATTAATTCTCAAGATTTAGTCATAGAAGATAGTTATGTACGCTCTTGTGCTTTAAAGTCGGCTCAACAAGGAGATTACACAAAGGCGATCGCATTACTCAGCCACCTCATTCGCCGTCATCCCCAAAATGCAGTTGATTATAACAACAGGGGACTGGTTTATTTTCAAAGTGGAGAAGCGCAAAAAGCGTTTTGTGACTACAACACAGCAATCCAAATCAATCCGAGTTTAGCTAGCGCCTATAATAACCGTGCCAATTATTACGCCGCCTGTGGCAAATTAGCAGCTGCGATCGCGGATTACGATCGCGCCATCGATTTAAATCCTAGCCATGTACGGGCAAGAATTAATCGTGGCATCACCTGGCGCGAATTAGGGCAATACGAGGAGGCAATTGAGAATTTTGATGTTGCACTACTATTCGGGCAATTAGAAGGTCATATCTGGGCAGAGAGAGGCAGAACATATCATTTGTGGGGAGATTGGAATTGTGCGATCGCTGACTACCGTCGGGCCCTGACTCAACTACCCAATAGCAGAAAAAATGTTATTGGTTGGCGCTTGCGTATCCAACTAGAAAATTGGCTAAACGAACTGCTATCTCCTGAGTCTCCTAGTGCTTAG
- a CDS encoding YajQ family cyclic di-GMP-binding protein, producing the protein MASTFSFDIVSDFDRQELVNAVDQVVREIKGRYDLKDTATTVELGEQSIDVNTDSEFTLDAVQNILREKAAKRNLSQKIFDFGQVESASGNRVRQEIKLKKGISQDIAKQISKLIRDEFKKIQASIQGDAVRVSAKSKDELQAVIQRLKQEDLPVALQFTNYR; encoded by the coding sequence ATGGCTTCTACTTTTTCTTTTGACATTGTGAGTGACTTTGACCGTCAAGAATTGGTCAACGCTGTCGATCAAGTTGTACGAGAAATTAAGGGCCGTTATGACCTTAAAGATACTGCTACTACTGTTGAGTTAGGTGAGCAAAGTATTGATGTGAATACCGATAGTGAGTTTACTTTAGACGCAGTGCAAAACATTCTGCGGGAAAAAGCAGCTAAACGTAATCTCTCTCAGAAAATCTTTGATTTTGGCCAAGTCGAATCAGCTAGCGGTAATCGTGTACGTCAAGAAATTAAACTCAAAAAAGGCATTAGCCAAGACATTGCCAAACAAATTTCTAAACTAATTCGCGACGAATTTAAAAAGATTCAAGCCTCGATTCAAGGTGATGCAGTTCGCGTCAGTGCAAAATCTAAAGATGAATTGCAAGCTGTCATCCAACGCTTAAAGCAAGAAGATTTACCTGTAGCTTTGCAATTTACAAATTACCGATGA
- a CDS encoding DNA recombination-mediator protein A, producing the protein MSQSIDLINLDTLAQELATIQQTGSKRIALLGSRHVPITHQTLIEMMTYALVLSGNRVITSGATGTNSAAIKGAMRADPNLLTVILPQSLDRQPNESRQQLEQVMHLVENPSNDNLSLAEASYICNKEIISRCQQLICFAFHDSRTLLQTCKDAEEQRKVVTLFYFD; encoded by the coding sequence TTGAGCCAGTCAATAGACCTCATTAACCTCGATACATTAGCGCAAGAACTGGCGACAATCCAGCAAACAGGTTCTAAACGAATTGCTTTGCTGGGTTCCCGTCATGTGCCCATTACGCATCAAACTCTCATTGAAATGATGACTTATGCCTTGGTTTTATCAGGCAATCGAGTCATCACTTCTGGGGCTACAGGTACCAATTCAGCTGCCATTAAAGGCGCAATGCGCGCTGACCCCAACTTGTTAACGGTGATTCTACCCCAAAGCTTGGATCGCCAGCCCAACGAATCACGCCAGCAATTAGAGCAGGTAATGCACCTGGTAGAAAATCCCAGTAACGATAATCTGTCTCTTGCTGAAGCAAGTTACATTTGCAATAAGGAGATCATTTCCCGCTGTCAGCAACTCATTTGCTTTGCATTTCACGACAGTCGCACTCTGCTACAAACTTGTAAAGATGCAGAAGAACAGAGAAAAGTGGTAACACTTTTCTACTTTGACTAA